From the Streptomyces sp. KMM 9044 genome, one window contains:
- a CDS encoding LysR family transcriptional regulator: MQFQQLQYFVAVAETRHFTRAAERVHVAQPSLSQQIKALERELGADLFLRARGNITLTDAGEALLPLARRILADADTARHEVQELAQLRSGRVRLGATPSLCTGLLPDVLRAFHDRYPGVRLLIEEGGSHDLVRELARGALDLALVVLPLPTPSPALTTVELLREDLVVVSSPDVPKPGRGRRTVRVADLEGERLVMFRHGYDLRELTVAACRAEGFEPDFAVEGGEMDAVLGFVRAGLGFAVVPRMVAARSGQGLRVTPLASPGFDRTIALAHRSDVAPPRAARELQRMLLER; this comes from the coding sequence ATGCAGTTCCAGCAGCTCCAGTACTTCGTGGCGGTCGCCGAGACCCGGCACTTCACCCGGGCCGCGGAGAGGGTCCATGTCGCGCAGCCGTCCCTCTCCCAGCAGATCAAGGCGCTGGAGCGGGAACTGGGAGCGGATCTGTTCCTGCGGGCCCGTGGCAACATCACGCTGACCGACGCGGGCGAGGCGCTGCTGCCGCTGGCCCGGCGCATCCTCGCCGACGCGGACACGGCCCGGCACGAGGTGCAGGAGCTGGCGCAGCTGCGCAGCGGCCGGGTCAGGCTGGGGGCCACCCCGAGCCTGTGCACCGGTCTGCTGCCGGACGTGCTGCGCGCCTTTCACGACCGTTATCCGGGCGTCCGGCTGCTGATCGAGGAGGGTGGCTCCCACGACCTGGTGCGCGAGCTGGCCCGCGGCGCCCTGGACCTGGCCCTGGTCGTGCTGCCCCTGCCGACCCCCTCCCCCGCGCTCACCACGGTGGAGCTACTGCGCGAGGACCTGGTGGTGGTGTCCTCCCCGGACGTCCCGAAACCCGGCCGGGGCCGGCGCACCGTACGCGTCGCCGACCTGGAGGGTGAGCGTCTGGTGATGTTCCGGCACGGCTACGACCTGCGGGAGCTGACGGTGGCCGCGTGCCGCGCGGAGGGCTTCGAGCCGGACTTCGCGGTGGAGGGCGGGGAGATGGACGCCGTGCTGGGCTTCGTCCGGGCGGGCCTTGGCTTCGCCGTCGTGCCCCGCATGGTCGCCGCGCGGTCCGGTCAGGGGCTGCGGGTCACCCCTTTGGCCAGCCCCGGCTTCGACCGCACCATCGCCCTGGCCCACCGCAGCGACGTGGCTCCGCCGCGGGCGGCCCGGGAGCTCCAGCGGATGCTGCTTGAGCGGTGA
- a CDS encoding putative bifunctional diguanylate cyclase/phosphodiesterase: protein MSAEPDGPEDRLRRFATIWSRAVFPVTSTSSTRPELEEQLLPLARRLSEALRARAFDPDTGKAVGAALVEAQCTDPEALSRTLDCVDAYLVLYCGGDGDREDLRARSARLQHAMAAGYAQALRERTLAEQEAIAQAALRAQGVVAQALHDTEARFRAVFEGAAIGIGIADLKGNILQVNAALRRMFGLSEQSLRSRSVPEWTHPDDAPQTWALYDELVRGEREHYHLEKAFYRPDGTVLWTNLTVSLLRDADGEPQYQLALMEDTTERRLLNLRLRYEATHDALTGLPNRTFFFERLEKALNAGEEQRFGLCYLDLDGFKTVNDSLGHAAGDRLLVEVADRLQSCATAPGEMVARLGGDEFVALTTGPDTQHTVDELAARIMNALLAPIGVDGRDLTVRGSIGVVEGPAGERSPAEVLRSADITMYRAKSAGGNRFELADPESDARAITRHGLTTALPAALERGEFFIEYQPLVHLGDGSVRGAEALVRWLHPQHGVLSPDRFIPLAEHTGLIVPLGRWVLEQSVRQARAWQERHGVSDVLGPLRINVNLSPCQLTHPGLVQDTVDILERTGVEPDVLCLEVTESALIGADDDLLKPLRRLAEMGVDIALDDFGTGYSNLANLRRLPVSVLKLDRSFTQSMQQFPADPVDLKIVEGIVSLAHSLDLAVTVEGVETGAQAEQLRILGCDTAQGWYYARPGPPERLHELALVDATG, encoded by the coding sequence GTGAGCGCGGAGCCGGACGGGCCGGAGGACCGACTGCGCCGGTTCGCGACGATCTGGAGCCGGGCGGTCTTCCCGGTGACCTCGACCTCATCGACCCGGCCGGAGTTGGAGGAGCAGCTGCTGCCGCTGGCAAGGCGGTTGAGCGAGGCGCTGCGGGCGAGGGCTTTCGACCCGGACACCGGCAAGGCGGTCGGCGCCGCCCTGGTGGAGGCGCAGTGCACCGACCCGGAGGCGCTCAGCCGGACCCTGGACTGCGTGGACGCCTACCTCGTCCTGTACTGCGGCGGCGACGGCGACCGCGAGGACCTGCGGGCGCGCAGTGCCAGGCTGCAGCACGCCATGGCCGCCGGATACGCGCAGGCGCTGCGCGAGCGGACGCTGGCCGAGCAAGAGGCCATCGCCCAGGCCGCGCTGCGGGCGCAGGGCGTGGTGGCACAGGCCCTGCACGACACCGAGGCCAGGTTCCGTGCGGTCTTCGAGGGCGCGGCCATAGGTATCGGCATCGCCGACCTCAAGGGCAACATCCTCCAGGTCAACGCCGCCCTGCGGCGCATGTTCGGCCTGTCGGAGCAGAGCCTGCGCAGCCGCAGTGTCCCGGAGTGGACGCACCCCGACGACGCTCCGCAGACCTGGGCCCTCTACGACGAGCTGGTACGCGGCGAGCGCGAGCACTACCACCTCGAGAAGGCGTTCTACCGGCCCGACGGCACGGTGCTGTGGACCAACCTCACGGTGTCCCTGCTGCGCGACGCCGACGGTGAACCGCAGTACCAGCTCGCGCTCATGGAGGACACCACCGAGCGGCGGCTGCTCAACCTCCGGCTGCGCTACGAGGCCACCCACGACGCGCTGACCGGTCTGCCCAACCGCACGTTCTTCTTCGAGCGGCTCGAGAAGGCGCTGAACGCGGGCGAGGAACAGCGCTTCGGCCTGTGCTACCTCGACCTGGACGGCTTCAAGACCGTCAACGACAGCCTCGGGCACGCGGCCGGTGACCGGCTGCTCGTCGAGGTCGCCGACCGGCTCCAGTCCTGTGCCACCGCGCCCGGTGAGATGGTCGCCCGGCTCGGCGGCGACGAGTTCGTGGCGCTGACCACGGGCCCCGACACCCAGCACACGGTCGACGAACTCGCCGCCCGCATCATGAACGCGCTGCTCGCCCCCATCGGCGTCGACGGCAGGGATCTGACCGTGCGGGGCAGCATCGGCGTGGTCGAGGGGCCGGCCGGGGAGCGCAGTCCTGCGGAGGTGCTGCGCAGTGCCGACATCACCATGTACCGGGCCAAGTCGGCGGGCGGCAACCGCTTCGAGCTCGCCGACCCGGAGTCCGACGCCCGCGCCATCACCCGGCACGGCCTCACCACGGCGCTGCCCGCGGCGCTGGAACGGGGCGAGTTCTTCATCGAGTACCAGCCTCTGGTCCACCTCGGTGACGGCAGCGTCCGGGGCGCCGAGGCGCTGGTGCGCTGGCTGCACCCGCAGCACGGGGTGCTGTCGCCGGACCGGTTCATCCCGCTCGCCGAGCACACCGGGCTGATCGTCCCGCTGGGCCGCTGGGTGCTCGAGCAGTCCGTGCGGCAGGCCCGCGCATGGCAGGAGCGGCACGGCGTTTCGGACGTGCTCGGCCCGCTGCGCATCAACGTGAACCTCTCGCCCTGCCAGCTCACCCACCCCGGCCTGGTCCAGGACACCGTGGACATCCTGGAGCGCACCGGCGTCGAGCCGGACGTGCTGTGCCTGGAGGTGACCGAGTCGGCGCTGATCGGCGCGGACGACGACCTGCTGAAGCCGCTGCGCCGGCTCGCGGAGATGGGCGTCGACATCGCCCTGGACGACTTCGGCACCGGCTACTCCAACCTCGCCAACCTGCGCCGCCTCCCGGTGAGCGTCCTCAAGCTGGACCGCTCCTTCACCCAGAGCATGCAGCAGTTTCCGGCGGATCCGGTCGACCTCAAGATCGTCGAGGGGATCGTCTCCCTGGCCCACAGCCTCGACCTCGCGGTGACGGTGGAGGGCGTCGAGACGGGGGCCCAGGCCGAACAGCTCCGCATACTCGGCTGTGACACCGCCCAGGGCTGGTACTACGCCCGCCCGGGGCCACCGGAGCGGCTGCACGAACTGGCCCTGGTGGACGCGACGGGGTGA
- a CDS encoding SAM-dependent methyltransferase has product MERPAWAPRSIDITVPSVSRMYDYYLGGSHNFEVDRQAARRAMEFMPGLPKVMQANRGFLRRAVRFAAGEGVTQFLDIGSGIPAFGNVHEVAQAAVPGARVVYVDHDPVAVAHSRTVFEGNEDVAVVAADLRKPQEILGSDEVGRLIDPDRPVALLLVAVLHFVDDAEDPYAAVAQLRDALAPGSILMLTHASYEGIPLPPERAGGAVDVYKDIRNPLIMRSRDEIARFFEGYDMVEPGLVPMPKWRPDTAPEDEDPYAFSAYAGVGRTA; this is encoded by the coding sequence ATGGAGCGTCCCGCCTGGGCCCCACGGAGCATCGACATCACGGTGCCCAGCGTTTCCCGGATGTACGACTACTACCTGGGCGGTTCGCACAACTTCGAGGTCGACCGGCAAGCGGCCCGCAGGGCCATGGAGTTCATGCCGGGGCTGCCGAAGGTCATGCAGGCGAACAGGGGGTTCCTGCGCCGGGCGGTGCGGTTCGCGGCCGGTGAGGGCGTCACCCAGTTCCTGGACATCGGCTCCGGCATCCCGGCGTTCGGTAATGTGCACGAGGTGGCGCAGGCGGCCGTTCCCGGCGCGCGGGTGGTATACGTCGACCACGACCCGGTGGCCGTCGCACACAGTCGGACCGTCTTCGAGGGCAACGAGGACGTGGCCGTCGTCGCCGCGGACCTCCGCAAACCCCAGGAGATCCTGGGCAGTGACGAGGTCGGACGCCTGATCGACCCGGACCGCCCGGTGGCGCTGCTGCTCGTCGCCGTCCTCCACTTCGTGGACGACGCGGAGGACCCGTACGCGGCGGTGGCCCAGCTGCGCGACGCGCTCGCGCCCGGCAGTATTCTGATGCTCACCCATGCCTCCTACGAGGGAATTCCGTTGCCGCCGGAGCGGGCCGGTGGCGCGGTGGACGTGTACAAGGACATCCGCAACCCGTTGATCATGCGCTCGCGCGACGAGATCGCGCGGTTCTTCGAGGGGTACGACATGGTGGAACCCGGACTGGTGCCGATGCCGAAGTGGCGGCCGGACACCGCACCGGAGGACGAGGATCCCTATGCCTTCTCCGCTTACGCGGGCGTGGGGCGTACCGCGTGA
- a CDS encoding SCO0930 family lipoprotein has protein sequence MKTSWRTASLVVSAAAVLTLTTACGQDTPPPASSQNVGASAAPGDLGGIDTGAGAEASASPAGGAGELAVASNAKLGKLVTDELGLTLYRFDQDTAEPPKSNCDGDCAETWPPVPAADAAAGEGIDESLLGEVTRADGTKQLTVDGWPAYHYIKDVNAGDVKGQGVGGKWFALTPEGKKAQEAGEQPGLSTRQDPELGEIVVDKDGRTVYRFMKDEAWPEPVSACTGACLEKWPVVAPVDINDTKGIQKKNYMTFTRPDNKAEQQTINCWPIYTFVGDEAAGDTNGQGVGGTWYAVRPNGEPVGAPEK, from the coding sequence ATGAAGACCTCCTGGCGGACCGCCTCACTGGTGGTGAGCGCCGCGGCGGTGCTGACGCTGACGACGGCGTGCGGTCAGGACACTCCGCCGCCCGCCAGCAGTCAGAACGTGGGTGCCTCGGCCGCGCCCGGAGACCTCGGAGGCATCGACACCGGGGCCGGTGCGGAGGCCTCCGCGAGCCCGGCCGGCGGCGCGGGCGAGCTGGCCGTCGCCAGCAACGCCAAACTCGGCAAGCTGGTGACGGACGAGCTCGGACTCACGCTCTACCGCTTCGACCAGGACACCGCCGAGCCTCCCAAGTCCAACTGCGACGGGGACTGCGCCGAGACCTGGCCGCCGGTACCCGCCGCCGACGCCGCGGCCGGTGAGGGTATCGACGAGTCCCTCCTGGGCGAGGTCACCCGGGCCGACGGCACCAAGCAGCTCACCGTCGACGGCTGGCCCGCCTACCACTACATCAAGGACGTCAACGCCGGTGACGTCAAGGGTCAGGGCGTGGGCGGCAAGTGGTTCGCGCTGACCCCCGAGGGCAAGAAGGCGCAGGAGGCCGGCGAGCAGCCCGGCCTGTCCACCCGGCAGGACCCCGAACTCGGTGAGATCGTCGTCGACAAGGACGGCAGGACCGTCTACCGCTTCATGAAGGACGAGGCCTGGCCGGAGCCGGTCTCCGCCTGCACCGGTGCCTGCCTGGAGAAGTGGCCGGTGGTGGCGCCGGTCGACATCAACGACACCAAGGGCATCCAGAAGAAGAACTACATGACCTTCACCCGCCCCGACAACAAGGCCGAGCAGCAGACGATCAACTGCTGGCCGATCTACACCTTCGTGGGTGACGAGGCCGCCGGTGACACCAACGGCCAGGGTGTCGGCGGAACCTGGTACGCGGTGCGGCCGAACGGAGAGCCCGTCGGCGCGCCGGAGAAGTAG
- a CDS encoding bestrophin-like domain, which translates to MPEWLVLTLAMLAVCAVVVATTLVRHRAAPDDEDPSETPDVIEYMTMWIGVVYAIVLGLAIAGVWEGRGAAQDHVRAEAVALHEISERVRIYPADVRDRIRDDVNAYVGHVVTTEWRAMADDGQVTARGSELLDRIRRDVTDYQPRTDFEAQAYQPLVDQVSAADQARAARAESTGETMPGVVWFGLIGGAVITIGMIFALQIRRTRRELILAGLFSALIAFLLFLIWDFDAPFSRGLAASADPFRLLFPDVGS; encoded by the coding sequence TTGCCGGAATGGCTTGTTCTCACCCTCGCGATGCTGGCCGTCTGCGCCGTGGTGGTCGCCACCACCCTCGTACGTCACCGCGCGGCCCCCGACGACGAGGACCCCAGCGAGACCCCGGACGTCATTGAGTACATGACGATGTGGATCGGCGTGGTGTACGCCATCGTCCTGGGCCTTGCCATCGCCGGAGTCTGGGAGGGGCGCGGCGCCGCCCAGGACCACGTACGCGCGGAGGCGGTGGCGCTGCACGAGATCTCGGAGCGGGTGCGGATCTATCCGGCCGACGTCCGTGACCGCATTCGGGACGATGTCAACGCCTATGTCGGTCACGTCGTGACCACCGAGTGGCGCGCCATGGCCGACGACGGGCAGGTCACCGCTCGTGGGAGCGAGTTGCTCGACCGGATCCGCCGGGACGTCACCGACTACCAACCGCGGACGGACTTCGAGGCCCAGGCCTATCAGCCGCTCGTCGACCAGGTGTCCGCCGCCGACCAGGCACGCGCGGCCCGTGCGGAGTCGACCGGGGAGACCATGCCGGGCGTGGTGTGGTTCGGGCTGATCGGCGGGGCCGTCATCACCATCGGGATGATCTTCGCGCTGCAGATCCGGCGCACCCGGCGGGAGCTGATCCTGGCCGGCCTGTTCTCGGCGCTGATCGCCTTTCTGCTCTTCCTGATCTGGGATTTCGACGCGCCGTTCAGCCGTGGCCTCGCCGCGTCGGCCGATCCGTTCCGCCTCCTGTTCCCCGACGTCGGGAGTTAG
- a CDS encoding class F sortase, with translation MSAFEPAEFEEEARRKKRAPWGVIALVLLTGLALIRNGSGEFDEGPPQPAGAAATDSRVPGAATAAAVRPLPYSVPGQVRIPAIQVDAPVMAVGLDAEGWVDAPPPEDPNLAGWFTGGVTPGEKGTAVVVGHVDNHLGPAVFYGLGALQKGNRVEIERKDGKTAVFEVYGIEVFAKNDFPGDRVYNSKGAAELRVITCGGGFTQQDGYDGNVVVFARLAEVR, from the coding sequence ATGTCTGCTTTCGAACCGGCCGAATTCGAAGAGGAGGCGCGGCGGAAGAAGCGTGCTCCGTGGGGCGTGATAGCGCTGGTCCTGCTCACCGGCCTCGCGCTCATCCGTAACGGTTCGGGGGAGTTCGACGAGGGACCGCCGCAGCCCGCCGGTGCCGCCGCCACGGACAGCCGGGTGCCGGGTGCCGCCACGGCCGCGGCGGTGCGACCGCTGCCGTACTCGGTTCCGGGCCAGGTCCGGATTCCGGCGATCCAGGTGGACGCGCCGGTGATGGCGGTGGGCCTGGACGCGGAGGGGTGGGTGGACGCGCCGCCGCCCGAAGACCCCAATCTGGCGGGCTGGTTCACCGGTGGGGTCACCCCCGGCGAGAAGGGCACGGCGGTCGTGGTCGGCCATGTCGACAACCATCTGGGCCCGGCCGTCTTCTACGGGCTCGGGGCTCTGCAGAAGGGCAATCGCGTCGAGATCGAGCGCAAGGACGGAAAGACCGCGGTCTTCGAGGTCTACGGCATCGAGGTCTTCGCGAAGAACGACTTTCCCGGTGACCGGGTCTACAACTCGAAGGGCGCGGCGGAACTGCGGGTCATCACCTGCGGCGGTGGTTTCACCCAGCAGGACGGTTACGACGGGAACGTAGTCGTCTTCGCCCGCCTTGCCGAGGTCCGCTGA
- a CDS encoding polysaccharide deacetylase family protein has protein sequence MQKDQLLTRRRALLAGAAVAGAAGAAGLLATGSGTDAARPATPAAGAQAAGRPLKPSAYRLRPLTGYGSPQALPSGTQVRSAPLLRLSGRGSTMVLTFDDGPDPRYTPDILDTLAAYDVRAMFFVCGEMVSHNKDLLARMADEGHVVGNHTWSHPLLTRLTRGRIRSEMERTCDIIEEGYGERPQWFRAPYGAWNRAAFQLGAELGMEPLAWTVDTLDWTSPGTRTIVDRVENGAAPGVVVLSHDAGGDRSQSVQALRAYLPELLDSGYRVTVPRRQHV, from the coding sequence ATGCAGAAGGATCAGTTGCTCACACGGCGCCGGGCCCTGCTCGCCGGCGCCGCCGTCGCGGGGGCGGCCGGCGCGGCCGGACTCCTCGCGACAGGTTCCGGCACCGACGCGGCACGTCCCGCCACACCCGCCGCCGGCGCCCAGGCCGCAGGCCGCCCGCTCAAGCCCTCCGCGTACCGCCTCAGACCCCTCACCGGCTACGGCTCGCCCCAGGCTCTGCCCAGCGGAACCCAGGTGCGGAGCGCACCGCTGCTGCGCCTGTCCGGACGGGGCAGCACCATGGTGCTGACCTTCGACGACGGGCCCGACCCCCGCTACACCCCGGACATCCTCGACACACTCGCCGCGTACGACGTCCGCGCGATGTTCTTCGTGTGCGGGGAAATGGTCTCCCACAACAAGGACCTGCTCGCCCGCATGGCCGACGAGGGACACGTCGTCGGCAACCACACCTGGTCCCACCCCCTGCTCACCCGGCTGACCCGCGGCAGGATCCGCTCCGAGATGGAACGCACCTGCGACATCATCGAGGAGGGGTACGGCGAGCGCCCCCAGTGGTTCCGCGCGCCCTACGGAGCCTGGAACCGTGCCGCCTTCCAACTCGGCGCAGAACTGGGCATGGAGCCGCTCGCCTGGACCGTCGACACCCTCGACTGGACCAGTCCCGGCACCCGCACCATCGTCGACCGGGTGGAGAACGGTGCCGCTCCCGGCGTCGTGGTGCTCTCGCACGACGCCGGGGGCGACCGCTCCCAGAGCGTGCAGGCCCTGCGCGCGTACCTGCCCGAACTGCTCGACTCCGGCTACCGGGTGACGGTACCCCGCCGACAGCACGTCTGA
- a CDS encoding alpha/beta fold hydrolase codes for MNTVAGLRYFTSSDGDLAYHDSGAGDLVVLLHSGFVDHRLFERQIPALAAHHRVIAPDVRGHGSSANATEPFRWADDLAALLRHLDAGPAVLVGVSMGGAIATDTVLEHPDLARAVVVCGAATSEFEYTDPWTRRILAEFTRTLGTGDIEGWLNAFVRGAAGEHRGTDAVDPDILRRLREMALHTLSKHTPDEKDRRVPVTGTWDRVPTIDVPVLAVNGSLEPVDLTAAAERLVRGVRDGRSATIEGAGHYACMERPELFNEILLGFLRTL; via the coding sequence ATGAATACGGTTGCGGGACTCCGGTACTTCACCTCCTCCGACGGTGACCTCGCCTACCACGACAGCGGTGCGGGAGACCTGGTCGTCCTCCTCCATTCCGGCTTTGTCGACCACCGGCTCTTCGAGCGCCAGATCCCGGCCCTCGCCGCCCACCACCGGGTGATCGCGCCCGACGTACGCGGCCACGGCTCCTCCGCCAACGCCACGGAACCCTTCCGCTGGGCGGACGACCTCGCCGCCCTGCTGCGCCACCTCGACGCGGGGCCGGCAGTCCTGGTCGGGGTGTCGATGGGCGGCGCCATCGCGACCGACACCGTCCTCGAACATCCGGATCTGGCACGCGCGGTCGTTGTCTGCGGTGCGGCCACCAGTGAGTTCGAGTACACCGATCCATGGACCCGCCGGATCCTGGCCGAGTTCACGCGCACGCTGGGCACCGGTGACATCGAGGGCTGGCTGAACGCCTTCGTGCGGGGCGCGGCGGGGGAGCACCGCGGCACCGACGCCGTCGACCCGGACATCCTGCGCCGGCTGCGGGAGATGGCGCTGCACACGCTCTCCAAGCACACTCCGGACGAGAAGGACCGGCGTGTCCCCGTCACCGGCACCTGGGACCGTGTGCCGACGATCGATGTGCCGGTGCTCGCGGTCAACGGCTCACTCGAGCCCGTCGACCTGACCGCGGCGGCCGAGCGTCTCGTCCGCGGTGTACGCGACGGCCGCTCCGCCACCATCGAGGGGGCGGGACACTACGCGTGCATGGAAAGGCCCGAGCTCTTCAACGAGATCCTCCTCGGCTTTCTGCGCACCCTCTGA
- a CDS encoding MarR family winged helix-turn-helix transcriptional regulator — protein sequence MEVFDLLGPLYRRVQRKVEQGEAVEGLSVGVRAVLDLLHKHGPMTVPQMGRAQAISRQFVQRMVNDAAARGLVETTPNPAHQRSSLIRLTDEGRAAIAAVVAREHAVLREVGGDLTDTDLRTCVRVLAQMLTLFDTVDVN from the coding sequence ATGGAGGTGTTCGATCTGCTCGGCCCGCTGTACCGCCGGGTGCAGCGCAAGGTCGAGCAGGGTGAGGCAGTCGAGGGTCTGTCCGTCGGGGTGCGCGCCGTGCTCGACCTGCTGCACAAGCACGGCCCGATGACCGTGCCCCAGATGGGCCGCGCGCAGGCGATCAGCCGCCAGTTCGTGCAGCGTATGGTCAACGACGCCGCCGCGCGGGGCCTGGTGGAGACCACTCCCAACCCCGCCCACCAGCGGTCGTCGCTGATCCGGCTCACCGACGAGGGCCGGGCGGCGATCGCCGCCGTCGTCGCCCGTGAGCACGCCGTACTGCGGGAGGTCGGCGGGGACCTCACGGACACCGACCTGCGCACCTGTGTACGCGTCCTCGCGCAGATGCTGACGCTGTTCGACACCGTGGACGTGAACTGA
- a CDS encoding sigma-70 family RNA polymerase sigma factor, whose amino-acid sequence MTAGMTLMNGTTAEHELAALQREHGRPLFALLLRLCDGDRQRAEDLVQETLVRAWQHPEALRAAGFESVRPWLMTVGRRLAIDARRARQARPPEVGDAVLENARVTSDHAERAAAALDVRQAVKTLTPEHREVLVLVYFQGASVAEAAAALGIPPGTVKSRAYYALRALRRMLPGYAADLR is encoded by the coding sequence ATGACGGCCGGAATGACACTCATGAACGGGACAACCGCCGAGCACGAACTCGCAGCCCTGCAACGCGAGCACGGCCGGCCTCTCTTCGCACTGCTGCTCCGGCTCTGCGACGGGGACCGGCAGCGCGCCGAGGATCTCGTCCAGGAGACGCTGGTACGCGCCTGGCAGCATCCCGAGGCACTGCGCGCCGCCGGCTTCGAGTCCGTACGGCCCTGGCTGATGACCGTGGGCCGGCGGCTCGCCATCGACGCGCGGCGGGCCCGGCAGGCCCGGCCGCCCGAGGTCGGCGACGCGGTGCTGGAGAACGCACGGGTGACCTCCGACCACGCCGAACGGGCCGCGGCGGCGCTCGATGTCCGCCAGGCTGTGAAGACTCTCACGCCGGAGCACCGTGAGGTCCTGGTGCTCGTGTACTTCCAGGGGGCGAGTGTCGCGGAGGCCGCAGCGGCACTGGGCATACCACCCGGTACCGTGAAGTCCCGCGCGTACTACGCGCTGCGCGCCCTGCGCCGGATGCTCCCGGGATACGCCGCCGACCTGCGGTGA